Proteins encoded within one genomic window of Parcubacteria group bacterium CG10_big_fil_rev_8_21_14_0_10_36_14:
- a CDS encoding aspartate--tRNA ligase, giving the protein MQDRIFNTDAVGKVGASVTLSGWVHARRDMGKIIFIDLRDKTGLMQVVFADPKLVKQADELRPEFVVKIVGMVKSRGEKYFNKKLATGEVEIEATELEILNEAKTPPFEIDKDTTPVNEETRLKYRYLDLRSERMHKNMELRHRVINFLRNYLDKEGFCEIETPSLTKGTPEGAREFIVPSRLHPENFYVLPQSPQQFKQLLMVAGMERYYQIARCFRDEDQRGDRQPEFTQLDMEMSFIEQEDILSLIETMTIKMIQELFPEKKISSNPFPRLTYAEAMQKYNSDKPDLRQDKNDKDELAFCWVVDFPMFEMGESDGKMGAMHHPFTSPKEEDAELLDASPLKVRANAYDLVLNGYEVGGGSIRIHKRDLQNKIFEILGLSKEEIEAKFSHMLEAFEYGAPPHGGIAWGLDRFIMLMAGEPNIREVMAFPKTGDARDPLMGAPSPLPEKSLREVHIKTVE; this is encoded by the coding sequence ATGCAAGATAGAATTTTTAATACCGACGCAGTAGGAAAAGTCGGCGCATCTGTTACTCTTTCCGGCTGGGTTCATGCCCGCCGTGATATGGGAAAAATTATTTTTATAGACCTTCGCGATAAAACCGGTTTAATGCAGGTTGTTTTTGCCGATCCAAAGCTTGTTAAGCAGGCTGATGAGCTTCGTCCCGAGTTTGTTGTAAAAATTGTAGGTATGGTAAAAAGTAGAGGGGAAAAATATTTTAATAAAAAGCTTGCTACCGGCGAAGTGGAAATAGAAGCCACGGAATTAGAGATTTTGAACGAAGCCAAAACTCCGCCATTCGAAATTGATAAAGACACAACCCCTGTAAACGAAGAAACTCGTCTGAAATATAGATATTTGGATTTGCGAAGCGAAAGAATGCACAAAAATATGGAACTTCGCCATAGAGTAATAAATTTTTTAAGAAATTATTTGGATAAAGAAGGATTTTGTGAAATAGAAACACCAAGTCTCACAAAAGGAACGCCGGAAGGCGCGCGTGAATTTATCGTTCCGTCACGTCTTCATCCGGAAAATTTTTATGTTCTTCCGCAGTCGCCTCAACAATTTAAACAACTCTTGATGGTTGCCGGTATGGAAAGATATTATCAAATAGCAAGGTGCTTTCGTGATGAAGACCAGCGTGGCGATCGCCAGCCGGAATTTACTCAGTTGGATATGGAGATGTCTTTTATAGAGCAAGAAGACATTTTATCATTGATAGAAACAATGACAATAAAAATGATACAAGAATTGTTTCCGGAAAAAAAGATATCCAGCAACCCTTTCCCGCGTCTTACCTATGCGGAAGCAATGCAAAAATACAATAGCGACAAACCGGACTTGCGCCAAGACAAAAACGATAAAGACGAACTGGCTTTTTGCTGGGTAGTTGATTTTCCGATGTTTGAAATGGGCGAATCGGACGGAAAGATGGGAGCGATGCACCATCCATTCACTTCACCAAAAGAAGAAGATGCCGAGCTATTGGATGCCAGTCCGCTCAAAGTCCGCGCCAATGCTTATGATTTGGTATTAAACGGATATGAAGTTGGTGGCGGAAGTATCAGAATCCATAAGCGTGATTTGCAAAATAAAATTTTTGAAATTTTGGGACTTTCCAAAGAAGAGATTGAAGCGAAGTTTAGTCACATGCTAGAAGCTTTTGAATATGGTGCGCCTCCTCATGGCGGAATTGCTTGGGGACTTGATAGGTTTATTATGTTAATGGCAGGCGAACCGAACATTCGCGAAGTAATGGCCTTTCCAAAGACAGGAGACGCTAGGGACCCTTTGATGGGAGCACCATCGCCACTTCCGGAAAAATCTTTGCGCGAAGTGCATATAAAAACAGTAGAATAA
- a CDS encoding 50S ribosomal protein L5, with translation MQLKEKYNSKIIPELMKKHGYKNPMQVPHLEKVILNVGINAKLKDTNIQEAVLTTLSKISGQKPVLRKAKKSISSFKIREGNIVGMSVTLRKEKMYDFVDKFVNVTLPRVRDFRGIPRKSFDGNGNYSIGLKDQVAFPELSPSDTDRLHGLEIVFVTSAKTDDEARDLLEYLGFPFKKS, from the coding sequence ATGCAATTAAAAGAAAAATACAATTCAAAGATAATTCCAGAATTAATGAAGAAACACGGTTATAAAAATCCGATGCAAGTGCCTCATTTAGAAAAGGTTATTTTGAATGTTGGCATAAACGCAAAATTAAAAGATACAAATATTCAGGAAGCCGTTTTAACAACTTTATCTAAGATTAGCGGACAAAAGCCGGTTTTACGAAAAGCAAAAAAATCTATTTCTTCATTTAAAATAAGAGAAGGTAATATAGTTGGAATGAGCGTTACGCTTAGAAAAGAAAAAATGTATGATTTTGTTGATAAGTTTGTAAATGTAACATTGCCTCGCGTTAGAGATTTTCGTGGTATTCCCAGAAAATCGTTTGATGGCAATGGCAATTATAGCATTGGATTAAAAGATCAGGTTGCATTTCCAGAGCTAAGCCCTTCTGATACCGACAGACTACATGGATTGGAGATAGTTTTTGTAACAAGTGCAAAGACAGATGATGAAGCGAGAGATTTACTAGAGTATTTAGGATTTCCATTTAAAAAATCGTAA
- a CDS encoding 50S ribosomal protein L6, with protein sequence MSRIGKKPIIIPGGVEVNIEGREVKVKGPKGALSLVLHDHAKAEIKEEGNEKFIQVSVINPLNKADRAIWGLSAKLIYNMVCGITEGFKKELEVNGVGYKVALQGNTIKLEVGYSHPVEFALPEGISAEVQKNVITILGIDKQLVGEMAAQIRKIRKPEPYKGKGIKYSDEVIRRKAGKAAKSAG encoded by the coding sequence ATGAGTCGTATAGGAAAAAAACCAATTATTATTCCAGGTGGCGTTGAGGTCAATATTGAGGGCCGGGAAGTAAAAGTTAAAGGACCGAAAGGAGCCCTATCCTTAGTGTTGCACGATCATGCAAAAGCAGAAATAAAAGAAGAGGGAAATGAAAAATTTATACAAGTATCAGTTATAAATCCCTTAAATAAAGCAGATAGAGCAATTTGGGGACTTTCGGCAAAACTTATATATAATATGGTTTGTGGTATTACGGAAGGATTTAAAAAAGAATTAGAAGTAAATGGAGTTGGATATAAGGTAGCATTGCAAGGAAATACAATAAAATTAGAAGTTGGGTATTCACATCCTGTAGAGTTTGCTTTACCGGAAGGTATTAGCGCAGAAGTTCAGAAAAATGTTATTACTATTTTGGGAATAGATAAGCAACTGGTTGGAGAAATGGCGGCACAAATAAGAAAAATTAGAAAGCCAGAGCCGTATAAAGGCAAGGGAATCAAATATTCAGACGAAGTCATAAGAAGAAAAGCAGGAAAAGCCGCAAAATCTGCTGGCTAA
- the recO gene encoding DNA repair protein RecO: MFSMIKTSGFVIKKYDFREYDRIYTVYTEELGKVPIFVRSARKIKSKLAPGLENFNEVRLNFIKGRIFNHLAGWSTTVANSKILRETEKIEATYDCLYLLDRLIKEEEPDKNIFGLLKEVINAINTPFFLPLSKGELEGVLQKIKVYFFWRLVDSLGYRPQLDSCAFCGNLIKEESRELRFNITDNIIICRQCAGDGMAIGEQTLQTLKQIFQFSLNSFLNLELDEQLISITNKSKQIKLSEL, encoded by the coding sequence ATGTTCTCAATGATAAAGACCTCCGGATTTGTTATCAAGAAATATGATTTCCGGGAGTATGATAGGATTTATACCGTTTATACTGAGGAACTGGGGAAAGTTCCTATTTTTGTGAGAAGCGCGCGAAAGATAAAAAGTAAGCTTGCCCCAGGGCTTGAAAATTTTAATGAAGTCCGTCTTAATTTTATAAAAGGAAGGATTTTTAATCATTTGGCCGGTTGGAGCACAACTGTGGCAAACAGCAAGATATTGCGTGAAACAGAAAAAATAGAAGCAACTTATGATTGTTTATATCTTTTGGATAGACTAATAAAAGAAGAAGAGCCGGACAAGAATATTTTTGGATTATTGAAAGAAGTAATAAACGCAATAAATACTCCATTTTTTCTCCCCCTTTCCAAGGGGGAGTTAGAGGGGGTTCTGCAAAAAATAAAAGTATATTTTTTTTGGAGATTGGTTGATTCATTGGGCTACCGACCCCAGCTTGACTCTTGCGCATTTTGTGGTAATCTAATTAAAGAGGAGAGTAGGGAATTGCGGTTCAATATAACAGATAATATAATAATATGTAGGCAATGCGCCGGTGACGGTATGGCTATAGGAGAGCAAACCCTTCAGACATTAAAACAGATTTTCCAATTTTCGCTAAATAGTTTTTTAAACTTGGAATTAGACGAACAGCTTATTTCCATTACAAATAAATCAAAACAAATAAAATTAAGTGAATTATAA
- a CDS encoding 50S ribosomal protein L14: MIQVQSMLKVADNSGAKKLQCIKVLGGYKKRYARIGDIITCAVKEAVPHTPIKKGDVVKTVIVRTRKETRRKDGTYIRFDENAAVVIDPKSKDPKGTRIFGPIARELRAAGFNKIISLAPEVL, translated from the coding sequence ATGATTCAAGTTCAATCAATGTTAAAAGTAGCCGATAACAGCGGAGCAAAAAAGCTCCAGTGTATTAAGGTACTTGGCGGATATAAAAAAAGATATGCTCGTATTGGTGACATTATAACTTGTGCTGTAAAAGAAGCAGTTCCGCATACTCCGATAAAAAAGGGAGATGTCGTGAAGACTGTTATTGTAAGAACAAGGAAAGAAACCAGAAGAAAAGACGGAACCTATATTAGATTTGATGAAAATGCAGCTGTTGTTATTGATCCAAAATCAAAAGATCCAAAAGGTACTAGAATTTTTGGTCCGATTGCAAGAGAGCTTCGCGCAGCAGGATTTAATAAAATAATTTCGTTAGCGCCAGAGGTGCTATAG
- the map gene encoding type I methionyl aminopeptidase — protein sequence MIRLKTKQDIDNLMQGGAILSRILGEIKAMVRAGISSLGLEKTTNSLMKEAGGVPAFLGYAPQGNKKYPAALCMSVNEGIVHTPANIDYIIKDGDMVNLDLGFKYKGMITDMATTVIAGSTDQRNKKLLATTKKCLEEAIKECQPGAPISAIGKRIENIAKGEGFFVIKELVGHGVGYSVHESPVVPNYYDKNMDGVIMEEGLVIAIEPMLSMGSEDIDIAEDGWTYVTADRSRAAHFEATVAITENGPKIITPIV from the coding sequence ATGATTAGATTAAAAACTAAACAAGATATAGATAATTTGATGCAAGGTGGCGCAATATTGAGCCGGATTTTGGGTGAAATAAAAGCAATGGTAAGGGCTGGGATATCAAGTTTAGGGTTAGAAAAAACAACAAATAGCCTAATGAAAGAAGCGGGTGGTGTGCCGGCATTTTTGGGCTATGCTCCGCAGGGAAATAAAAAATATCCTGCCGCGCTTTGTATGTCTGTTAATGAGGGGATAGTTCATACGCCGGCAAATATTGATTATATTATAAAAGACGGAGATATGGTAAATCTTGATTTAGGTTTTAAGTATAAAGGGATGATAACCGACATGGCAACAACTGTTATTGCCGGAAGCACTGATCAAAGAAATAAAAAACTCTTGGCGACAACAAAAAAATGTTTGGAAGAGGCAATAAAAGAATGTCAGCCAGGCGCTCCTATTTCTGCAATTGGAAAGCGGATAGAAAATATTGCAAAAGGCGAAGGATTTTTTGTTATAAAAGAACTTGTTGGACACGGAGTGGGTTATAGTGTTCATGAATCGCCAGTTGTACCAAATTATTATGATAAAAATATGGATGGTGTAATTATGGAAGAAGGGCTTGTAATCGCGATTGAGCCGATGCTTTCTATGGGCAGTGAGGACATAGATATTGCGGAAGACGGTTGGACATATGTAACAGCAGATAGAAGTCGAGCGGCGCATTTTGAAGCAACAGTGGCAATAACAGAAAACGGTCCAAAAATAATAACACCAATAGTATAA
- a CDS encoding 50S ribosomal protein L18, translating to MNKEKQKQAQRLRRKIRVKAKGTAECPRLSVKRSLTGIYSQLIDDVALKTLVSASSKEIKEKGLDKSKTASLVGKLLAQKAGEKGIKKVVFDKGAYKYHGRIKALADGAREGGLQF from the coding sequence ATGAACAAAGAAAAGCAAAAACAAGCACAAAGATTGAGACGTAAAATCCGCGTTAAAGCAAAAGGCACTGCAGAGTGTCCAAGATTAAGCGTGAAAAGAAGCTTGACTGGTATTTATTCACAATTGATAGATGATGTTGCACTAAAGACATTAGTGAGCGCTTCTTCAAAAGAAATAAAAGAAAAAGGTTTAGATAAATCAAAGACTGCTTCATTGGTAGGAAAATTGCTTGCCCAAAAGGCTGGAGAAAAAGGAATAAAAAAAGTTGTTTTTGATAAAGGTGCTTATAAATATCATGGAAGAATAAAAGCCCTTGCAGACGGTGCCAGAGAGGGAGGGCTACAATTTTAA
- the rpsQ gene encoding 30S ribosomal protein S17, which yields MEKNIKKLKGVVVSDKMEKTIVVKIGRRVSHPKYHKAYNVSKKYKVHDEKNQYKVGDKVAFVGCRPYSKDKKWRVIY from the coding sequence ATGGAAAAAAATATTAAAAAATTAAAAGGAGTGGTAGTAAGCGATAAGATGGAAAAAACCATAGTTGTTAAGATTGGTAGAAGAGTAAGCCATCCAAAATACCACAAAGCTTATAATGTCAGTAAAAAATATAAAGTTCACGATGAAAAAAATCAGTACAAGGTAGGTGATAAAGTAGCATTTGTCGGATGCAGACCGTATAGTAAAGATAAAAAATGGCGTGTAATTTATTAG
- a CDS encoding Holliday junction resolvase RuvX translates to MNIISIDYGTKNIGLAMNNDTEIAFPLKSIINNEKAIEEIKDVYDEEMAGKIIIGMPTKMNRTAGALAEEIKAFAEKLKEAGLQIEFEDELLSSEMTKKMMEGYKGKYDKDAVEAAVILQTYLERNI, encoded by the coding sequence ATGAATATAATATCTATAGACTACGGCACAAAAAATATTGGGCTTGCGATGAATAATGATACTGAGATAGCTTTTCCGTTGAAAAGTATTATTAATAATGAAAAGGCGATAGAAGAGATAAAGGATGTATATGATGAGGAGATGGCGGGTAAAATTATTATAGGAATGCCAACAAAAATGAATAGGACTGCCGGTGCGCTTGCAGAAGAAATAAAAGCATTTGCAGAAAAATTAAAAGAAGCCGGATTGCAGATTGAATTTGAAGATGAGCTTCTTTCATCAGAAATGACAAAAAAAATGATGGAAGGCTATAAAGGCAAATACGATAAAGATGCGGTAGAGGCGGCAGTTATACTACAAACATATCTTGAGCGGAATATTTAA
- the rplO gene encoding 50S ribosomal protein L15 codes for MSIKLHNLSPNTLRKKKKRIGRGNASGHGSYSTRGIKGQKSRSGVSGLKLKGMKHIVLATPKLRGFKSVHFKPHTITLSQLDKFFNDGEMVTPKVLLSKKMIDSKTEKVKIVSSGELTKKLTIKDCKISAGAVKKIEKAGGKIE; via the coding sequence ATGTCTATCAAATTACACAATTTAAGTCCAAATACTCTTAGAAAAAAGAAAAAACGAATAGGTCGCGGAAATGCATCCGGACACGGTTCGTATTCTACAAGAGGAATTAAAGGACAGAAATCACGTTCCGGTGTTAGCGGATTAAAGTTAAAAGGAATGAAGCACATTGTTTTGGCTACCCCAAAACTTCGTGGATTTAAGAGTGTCCACTTCAAACCTCATACAATTACTTTATCTCAGCTGGATAAATTTTTTAATGATGGAGAAATGGTAACTCCAAAAGTTTTATTATCTAAAAAAATGATTGACTCAAAAACTGAAAAAGTAAAAATAGTTTCCTCGGGTGAGTTAACTAAAAAATTAACAATCAAAGATTGTAAGATTTCTGCCGGCGCTGTTAAAAAAATAGAAAAAGCTGGTGGGAAAATAGAGTAA
- a CDS encoding type Z 30S ribosomal protein S14 has protein sequence MATEAQIVKSNKKPKFSTRVVRRCWRCGRKRAYMRDFKLCRICFRELANKGEIPGIKKSSW, from the coding sequence ATGGCCACAGAAGCACAAATAGTAAAATCAAATAAAAAACCAAAATTCAGCACCAGGGTAGTGCGCCGATGTTGGCGTTGCGGAAGAAAAAGAGCATATATGAGAGATTTCAAATTATGCAGAATTTGCTTTAGGGAGTTGGCTAATAAGGGAGAGATTCCAGGAATTAAAAAATCCAGTTGGTAA
- a CDS encoding adenylate kinase (essential enzyme that recycles AMP in active cells; converts ATP and AMP to two molecules of ADP) — protein sequence MNIIFLGPQTSGKGTQTERLSEKLNIPILRSGDILRNKKTIDDAEGREIASFIDVGKLIPDEMMNDIIKEELQKEVYKNGVIFDGYPRNILQEKHLEEIINIDKAIFLDVPDAIVLKRMTARRICSKCRAVYNLSSNPPKEEGKCDKCQGDLIQRPDDTESAIAVRLNIYHNLTEPLVNYYKEQDKLIRIDGTKSIEEVRQEIINALEN from the coding sequence ATGAATATTATTTTCTTGGGTCCGCAAACATCGGGAAAGGGGACTCAAACGGAACGCTTGTCGGAAAAGCTAAATATCCCTATTCTTAGAAGCGGAGACATTCTACGAAATAAAAAAACAATAGATGATGCAGAAGGGCGAGAGATCGCTTCTTTTATTGATGTGGGAAAATTAATTCCGGATGAAATGATGAATGATATTATAAAAGAAGAATTACAAAAAGAAGTTTATAAAAATGGAGTTATTTTTGACGGATATCCAAGAAATATACTTCAAGAAAAACATTTGGAAGAAATAATTAATATTGATAAAGCTATTTTTTTGGACGTTCCGGATGCTATTGTTCTAAAAAGAATGACAGCTCGAAGAATATGTTCTAAATGCAGGGCAGTATATAATTTGAGTAGCAACCCGCCAAAAGAAGAAGGCAAGTGCGATAAATGCCAAGGCGACCTTATTCAACGTCCTGACGATACAGAGTCGGCAATTGCAGTGCGCTTAAATATTTATCATAACTTAACAGAGCCTTTGGTTAATTATTATAAAGAACAAGACAAGTTAATTCGTATTGATGGAACAAAAAGCATAGAAGAAGTTCGGCAAGAAATTATTAATGCATTAGAGAATTAA
- a CDS encoding 30S ribosomal protein S5 gives MMKKNFKKRPPREEKEFDQKLVDLARVTRVTKGGKQMSFRATIVIGDRKGRVGFGIGKSSDVSTAISKAAKEAKKTLLSVPLKNETIPHEVLSKFGAGKVLIKPATKGRGIKVGGAMRVVFELAGVPNVTGKILGSKNKINILYATFEALKQLRK, from the coding sequence ATGATGAAGAAAAATTTTAAAAAAAGACCTCCAAGAGAAGAAAAAGAGTTTGACCAGAAACTTGTTGATCTTGCGCGCGTAACTCGCGTTACAAAAGGTGGAAAACAAATGAGTTTTCGCGCTACGATTGTTATTGGAGATAGAAAAGGACGCGTAGGATTTGGAATTGGTAAATCAAGTGACGTTTCTACTGCGATTTCTAAGGCTGCAAAAGAAGCAAAGAAAACTCTTCTTTCAGTGCCTCTTAAAAACGAAACAATTCCACACGAGGTTTTATCAAAATTTGGCGCGGGAAAGGTATTGATTAAGCCGGCAACTAAAGGAAGAGGTATAAAAGTAGGCGGAGCAATGCGTGTTGTTTTTGAGCTTGCCGGAGTGCCGAATGTTACTGGAAAGATATTGGGTTCAAAAAATAAGATAAATATTTTATACGCAACATTTGAGGCGTTAAAACAGTTGAGAAAATAG
- a CDS encoding preprotein translocase subunit SecY, with protein MLEKFTKIWKDKEVRNKILFVLGMLAVFRIAAHIPMPGVDVENLKRFFSSNQILGLVNIFSGGAMASFSIVALGVAPYITASIIFQLLSMIIPRLEALSKEDGGREKINQYTRYLTIPLAFLQSYAMINLISRSSRQIFSDLSPFNIFSMMITMTAGTIFLMWIGELISEKKVGNGISLLIFAGIVDQLPGALQQIIVTYDRAQMINLLAFIAIAVVTVIGVVMMNEAQRNIPISYAKRVRGNKMYGGVDSHLPLRVNIAGVIPIIFAISIILFPPMIAQFFVGAKTAWVAGFAEKVIELFGNQLLYGILYFVLVVAFTYFYTSVIFHPHQIAENLQKSGGFVPGIRPGENTAAYLKYVINRIIFAGALFLGALAILPLIMQQVTGLQSLVIGGTSLLIVVSVVIETVKQIESQLLMREYDKY; from the coding sequence ATGCTCGAAAAGTTTACAAAAATCTGGAAAGATAAAGAAGTTCGAAATAAGATTTTATTTGTTTTGGGCATGCTTGCTGTTTTTAGAATAGCGGCACATATCCCAATGCCGGGAGTTGATGTAGAAAATTTGAAAAGATTTTTTTCTTCCAATCAAATTTTGGGATTAGTAAACATTTTTTCCGGCGGAGCTATGGCAAGTTTTTCCATAGTTGCTTTGGGAGTTGCCCCATACATTACAGCATCAATTATTTTTCAGCTTCTTTCAATGATTATTCCACGTCTAGAAGCTCTTTCAAAAGAAGATGGTGGAAGAGAAAAAATAAATCAATACACCAGATATTTAACTATTCCTTTGGCATTTTTACAATCATACGCAATGATTAATTTAATATCTCGTTCTTCAAGACAGATTTTTTCCGATTTGTCGCCGTTTAATATTTTTTCAATGATGATAACGATGACGGCAGGCACTATATTTTTGATGTGGATTGGTGAGCTTATTTCTGAAAAAAAAGTTGGTAATGGAATTTCTCTTTTAATTTTTGCCGGAATCGTTGACCAATTGCCTGGCGCGCTTCAACAAATTATCGTTACTTACGACAGGGCTCAGATGATAAATCTTTTAGCCTTTATCGCTATTGCCGTTGTTACGGTAATTGGAGTAGTTATGATGAATGAGGCGCAAAGGAACATCCCTATTTCTTATGCAAAAAGGGTGCGAGGAAACAAGATGTACGGCGGAGTAGACAGTCATCTTCCTTTACGTGTAAATATTGCCGGCGTTATTCCTATTATCTTTGCAATTTCTATTATTCTATTTCCACCAATGATAGCGCAGTTTTTTGTAGGAGCCAAAACCGCATGGGTGGCCGGATTTGCAGAAAAAGTTATAGAACTTTTTGGAAATCAACTTCTTTATGGCATACTTTATTTTGTCCTAGTTGTTGCTTTTACTTATTTCTATACATCTGTAATTTTTCATCCTCATCAAATTGCCGAAAATTTGCAGAAATCAGGCGGATTCGTTCCTGGTATACGGCCTGGAGAAAATACTGCTGCTTATTTAAAATATGTTATTAATCGTATTATTTTTGCTGGCGCGCTTTTCTTGGGCGCATTGGCCATCCTGCCTTTGATAATGCAACAAGTTACTGGATTACAAAGCTTGGTTATTGGCGGTACCAGTTTACTTATCGTTGTTTCGGTGGTAATTGAAACGGTAAAACAAATAGAATCACAATTATTGATGAGAGAATACGATAAATATTAG
- a CDS encoding 30S ribosomal protein S8, translating into MMLSDPISDMLTRIRNAYLAKKHEVLIPTSKTKFAIANILKNTGYVANVKEVVKKIEGKKEMSKKELVVTLIYRNDMPALKMIKRVSRPGRRIYKGAKDMPNVLNGFGVAIVSTSKGIMTNKDAKKQNIGGEIICEIY; encoded by the coding sequence ATTATGTTAAGCGATCCAATATCAGACATGTTGACTAGAATAAGAAATGCTTACTTGGCAAAAAAGCATGAAGTTTTGATACCTACGTCTAAGACAAAATTTGCTATTGCCAATATTTTAAAAAATACCGGTTATGTTGCTAATGTAAAAGAAGTAGTAAAAAAAATAGAAGGAAAAAAAGAAATGAGCAAGAAAGAGCTTGTTGTCACTTTGATTTATAGAAATGATATGCCAGCGCTTAAAATGATAAAAAGAGTAAGTAGGCCGGGCAGAAGAATTTATAAAGGTGCGAAAGACATGCCGAATGTATTAAATGGTTTTGGAGTTGCTATTGTTTCAACTTCCAAAGGAATTATGACGAATAAAGATGCTAAAAAACAGAATATCGGAGGCGAGATAATTTGCGAGATATATTAA
- a CDS encoding 50S ribosomal protein L24, which produces MKIQKGDKVKIIKGKDSGKSGSIVKVLKASNKVIVEGINMLTKHQKPKKEGEKGVKIQFASPINVSNVIITCPKCGKETRVGFAVGENKKKMRQCKKCKATF; this is translated from the coding sequence ATGAAAATACAAAAAGGCGATAAAGTAAAAATAATAAAAGGAAAGGACAGCGGAAAAAGCGGTTCTATTGTTAAAGTATTAAAAGCTTCAAATAAAGTTATAGTTGAAGGGATTAATATGTTGACGAAGCACCAAAAACCGAAAAAAGAAGGTGAAAAAGGGGTAAAAATACAATTTGCTTCTCCAATCAATGTTTCCAATGTTATTATTACTTGTCCTAAATGCGGAAAAGAAACAAGAGTTGGATTTGCAGTAGGTGAAAATAAGAAAAAGATGAGACAGTGCAAAAAGTGTAAAGCAACATTCTAA